A window of the Rhodoferax sp. GW822-FHT02A01 genome harbors these coding sequences:
- the zapE gene encoding cell division protein ZapE gives MRRSVKETYEAELAARGYKADPAQLRAVAALDRCAQEWTHYKEKRSNALKKLINRPEIPRGVYMYGGVGRGKSFLMDCFFNSVPLKRKTRLHFHEFMREVHRELADLQGTVNPLDELARRMALRYKLVCFDEFHVADITDAMILHRLLSAMFANGVGFVTTSNFKPDDLYPNGLHRDRILPAIALLNSRMEVLSVDNGTDYRSRTLEAVKLYHTPLGPQADEAMKQAFDALAEQQDEDPVLHIESRQINAWRKAGGIVWFNFKTLCGGPRSQNDYLEIASRFHTVFLSDVPRMSVRLASEARRFTWLVDVLYDRRVKLILSAEVEPDELYTEGPLAHEFPRTVSRLHEMQSKEYLALERRVVDTGLT, from the coding sequence GTGCGGCGCAGCGTCAAAGAGACTTATGAAGCGGAGTTGGCCGCGCGCGGGTACAAAGCCGACCCGGCGCAGCTGCGCGCCGTTGCGGCCCTGGACCGCTGTGCCCAGGAGTGGACGCACTACAAGGAGAAGCGCTCCAACGCCCTGAAAAAGCTGATCAACCGGCCCGAGATTCCGCGTGGCGTGTACATGTACGGTGGAGTCGGGCGGGGCAAAAGCTTCCTGATGGACTGCTTCTTCAACTCTGTTCCGCTCAAGCGCAAGACGCGGTTGCACTTTCACGAGTTCATGCGCGAAGTGCACCGCGAGTTGGCGGACCTGCAAGGCACGGTCAACCCGCTGGATGAGCTGGCCCGGCGCATGGCCCTGCGCTACAAGCTGGTCTGCTTTGATGAGTTCCATGTGGCGGACATCACCGATGCCATGATCCTGCATCGCCTGTTGTCGGCCATGTTCGCCAATGGTGTGGGCTTTGTCACCACCTCCAATTTCAAGCCGGACGATCTCTATCCGAATGGCTTGCACCGTGACCGTATCCTGCCGGCCATTGCCTTGCTCAACAGCCGCATGGAAGTGCTCAGCGTAGACAACGGAACCGACTACCGCAGCCGCACGCTGGAGGCAGTCAAGCTCTATCACACCCCTTTGGGGCCACAGGCCGACGAGGCCATGAAGCAAGCTTTTGATGCGCTTGCCGAGCAGCAGGACGAAGACCCGGTGCTCCACATCGAGTCGCGTCAGATCAACGCCTGGCGCAAAGCTGGTGGCATTGTCTGGTTCAACTTCAAGACCTTGTGCGGCGGTCCGCGCTCGCAGAACGACTACCTGGAAATCGCTTCACGGTTCCACACGGTATTTCTGAGCGACGTGCCGCGCATGTCGGTACGTCTGGCGTCCGAGGCGCGGCGCTTTACCTGGCTGGTGGACGTGCTGTATGACCGGCGGGTCAAACTGATTCTTTCTGCGGAGGTGGAACCGGATGAGCTGTATACCGAAGGCCCCTTGGCGCATGAATTTCCCCGCACGGTGTCGCGTCTCCATGAGATGCAGTCCAAGGAATACCTGGCGCTGGAGCGGCGTGTTGTGGATACGGGTTTGACATGA
- a CDS encoding protein phosphatase 2C domain-containing protein, translated as MATTGYRLTASTGIHKGDRDYQQDQLALLQHPRVNGCILAIVADGMGGRSGGRKASDQVMMTAKQVFDRYDPATEDASAILKQIVDEAHLVIKLTAISSEQEPHSTMAAFIINPGGDCHWAHTGDSRIYYFHGNTFVKRTKDHSYVQALVDKGELTEEQAAVHPQSNILMGCLGTESDPPIAYHFIPQLRAGDTLMACSDGVWHYFKNSEIGSVLSTLSAREATEFLIDKARSRARGGGDNLSIVVVKLEPLG; from the coding sequence ATGGCTACCACAGGCTACCGTCTTACCGCTTCCACCGGCATCCACAAGGGCGACCGTGACTACCAGCAAGACCAGCTGGCGCTGCTGCAGCATCCGCGCGTGAATGGATGCATCCTGGCCATCGTGGCCGATGGCATGGGTGGCCGCAGCGGTGGGCGCAAGGCCTCCGACCAGGTGATGATGACCGCCAAACAGGTATTTGACCGTTATGACCCGGCAACCGAAGATGCCTCCGCCATCCTGAAGCAGATCGTGGATGAAGCCCACTTGGTCATCAAACTCACAGCCATTTCCTCCGAGCAGGAACCCCACAGCACGATGGCGGCATTCATCATCAATCCGGGTGGCGATTGCCACTGGGCGCATACCGGTGATTCACGCATCTACTACTTTCACGGCAACACCTTCGTCAAACGGACCAAAGACCACTCCTATGTGCAGGCCCTGGTGGACAAAGGTGAGTTGACGGAGGAGCAGGCGGCAGTACATCCGCAGTCCAATATCCTGATGGGTTGCCTGGGCACCGAAAGCGATCCGCCGATTGCCTACCACTTCATCCCCCAACTGCGCGCCGGTGACACACTCATGGCCTGCAGCGACGGTGTCTGGCATTACTTCAAGAACAGCGAAATCGGTTCCGTCCTGTCCACGCTGTCTGCCCGCGAAGCCACCGAATTCCTGATCGACAAAGCCCGCTCCCGCGCGCGTGGGGGCGGCGACAACTTGTCTATTGTGGTTGTGAAGCTGGAGCCACTGGGCTGA
- a CDS encoding YdcH family protein, giving the protein MSLNLNSPQRRLIALRMEHSDLDALIDQAADKTPVDELMMRRLKKRRLALRDEIARIEQSLLPDEPA; this is encoded by the coding sequence TTGAGCCTTAACTTGAATTCCCCACAGCGACGCTTGATTGCGCTGCGGATGGAGCACAGCGATCTGGACGCACTGATTGACCAAGCTGCTGACAAAACGCCGGTGGACGAGCTGATGATGCGCAGGCTGAAGAAAAGGCGCTTGGCCTTGCGTGACGAAATTGCCCGTATCGAGCAATCTCTGCTTC